TTAGTATTCGACCTATGTGTTATTGACTTATTGTGTTTGTCTTCTTTTAAGGCTCTTTCTTTAGTAcactaaggttgaagaaaataataattaaaatctttttaagtaATATTATTATGTTAATGATTACAAGGGCAACCCACTATTGTTATTgtcaagaaatatttttattttagtgggCTGACAACTGCTCATAGCACATTTCAACACAAGCCCAAatcattttagttttttatttcattcatgtGCACAACACTATAACAGAGTATCAAATATAAATGCTActaaccaagttgggttggtctagtggttagttCACTAGTTTGCTTAAACAAGTGTCGGAGGTTCGAAACCgtggaaaaaatatatatatatataagttattttgtctcttttataatttttttctattgtgcacaaatttatttattaattaaaataattacacatgtatgaacaaaaaattttattataaattttaattttttgtatttttattacaaaagtaatttttatttttattaaaaaggtAACCTTTTTATTAGTtgcatattttgaatattagaCAACACTTGTATGGTTGCAtatctaaaagaaaaaataacacttgtataggttgcatatccaaaagaaaaagcaacGCTTGTATGGATTGcatattcaaaagaaaagacAATGCTTTAAAAGGTCGCATATTCAAAACTAATAGGCTAACACTTTAAAGTATTACAAATTCAAACTTATAAGCAACACATAAAAGGGTtgaattttgttacaaataggCAACATTTTTTAGTAGTGGTCAAAATATGAGAAAAGACAATATTGTAAAAGTGTTGTCTCAAGCACATCTTTGaagtgttgttgtttttcaaccaAAGGTAACACTTTTCAAGTGTTGCTCtcaaaagcgttgcttttgaaacaaaaaagtgTTGCCTTGATCTAAGGCAACGGCTGCATATGCAACGCCGCCCAAAAACATTGCCTTAGGTCCAAAAGTGTTGCCATAGATCAAAAGCAACATTTTGTCAGCCTTTAGACAACACTTTTTAAATGTTGCCTCAACTTGAAAATGTTGTAGTGTCTTTTAAAATTGAGCGTCCAACACACGCATTTATTATGCCGCACTATTCattttcttcctcaatcaaaatgcAAACCGTCAAGATTCAAGCGACATTCGAAACAAACTATGATTCTGAACACACGTTCCAACTCCTCGCAAAAagtagaagaaatcaagaagaaaagatacaaatttCCACAAAGAATCActagagaaaacaaaaaaacgttattcaaggtactgttttactgtttttctaggtttttttttagattgtctCTGTCATGTGCCTCATCCTTAaccaacaaaatattaaaagatttcaagaaaaaatatactgtttctcccatattttaggtgtatttcttaaattctttgggtgtatttttgtaatcttttCTGTAACCGTttgagtgtatttctgtaatcgtttgggtttcattatcttcaaaatttgatttcagaaactatgaaaatcagaaaaaaaaaacaaagtaaGAAGGAGATCCAACAAATTTAGCAAGAAATTCGAAAAAAGAAacgaaatcttttaaaaaatgaaagttATATATTTACAcgttaattgatttgaattgatttaaaaatctgTTAAAGAGACACATAACATAAACAACGCATTTAGTAAATTTCGTTCTCTTCAAACTTATAAAACTTGTAAATACAAAACACTTATATATAGAAATTAATCCTTTTCATTTATACTATTCTTAATAGTATCTATTTGTGAAATGGGCCAAGATGTTCCATTATAACCATTACAGACattaaaatcatattttaaaCTTTGCATTATCACGAAAACTATATATTAATCTATGGATAATTTATAAGCATTAAAAGATGGATTTTGTTTTACGAAGTTAGaatatgtataatttataaGCATCATAGAAAACACCTATTCATATGATATAAGCAAATTAATATCAAAAGTTTTACAAAGACAGAAACAAAAGTAATAGAATTAAAGCACTAATAAGAAGTCCTTAATTATTAAATGAAGGGTTACCCTTTAGTAATGAAGCGGATAAATTTTTTCCATTGACACTACAATAAATTTGGGCTAGGCAACCCTTTAAAAATATTGcctataataagaaaaaatattgcctTTGATAAAAGACAacattttttgacaaaaaacAACGCTTTTTGAAATTGACTATACGGCGTTAGTTTTGGTCTAAAACAAcgtttttatatattaaaagaaaCTCTTTTACGGCAACTTTCAAAAAACGTTGTCTTTTCTGCAAATAAAGCAACTCCACAAAAAGTTGCCTTAGAACACCCAAACACAACGTTTGAGATAAGACGTTATCCCAACACTTTTTACACCCTAACTTTGATGTGCTATTGCTTGCTATATGATGAGAAGAAAATTCATCAACTTCATGACTTGGAGGCAACCATGCACGTACTGTGATATATTAAAGCAAAAGCGAAGTCTCTGAATTCAGATAATGAGGATTATGGCCCCTTCCAAAGGATGTAACGTGATCTTTGAGGGACCTTTTGTGCTTGTTGTCGGAACCGCAAGTGCAATACCAAAGCTTGCCACATTTCCTGCACATGAATGCCTTTGTGCCATGCTTCCTCTTTTAGTGTGTTTGGAGGGTCCTCAAGTCCTTCAATGCCTTTGCCCTTGGAtgctttatgttgttcttgcatCCTTCAGCGCAACAATAACATGCTAACCTTAGCATTCCCGCTGCCTGTGTTCCTTTCAGTGACTCTGCTCCTTTACTATATTCCCATTCATGCTCCCACATATGCATCTGAATAATAATTACTTAATGTATGTCTGTCAACTGTCAAATTaaccttatatttttttaacttattttttattcaaattatgcTTAGTAGAAATATTTCACCCTCATCAGAATTTATTTGGCTATCATTTTTCACTATCAACTTATCATTTTAGTAAATTAATCCAACAACATACTTTTAAACATTAATGATGAATAACTGCtgacaaaaacaataaattttatttatcatcaATCATTCATTATCAAACTACTCCTCAACTAATTAAGCCTACTTTATTTAACTTACCATATGCCTCATTATGAATGTATGTGATGCCCATCTTTTACATGGCCTAGCCGTGTATATATAGTATCCCCTTTAATTTGTCCTaactaatatataattgttaattAATACTTTCTGATCTGATGGGGTATAACAAATCAAATTATTGTCAAAAAGTTACGGCTAGAAACCAAGAATATATATGTTATGATGAGTAATCGGAGATTAGTGCGTTGGACTCGCTAGACTGTtgaatccgacctcttttgagaAAGTCGGTTACATCAAGAGGCCAATCTGTAAATTAagtctttttatcttatttgaattTGGATCTTAGTGTTAGCTCAGTTATGAACAATATATAAAGAAGAAGATACAGAGAGAGATACGATGCTAATCTAATATAATAATCATCCTTCCTATTTGAAATCCGAATCTTTCCCCTTAAAAAGCAGTGGAATCCAATGGTTTGAATAGCTTTTCTCAATTAGTGTCCTATTAGTTAttttgcatgttcaatttagtaattgatttttaatttaacgTATAAATAAccttttttctttcctctcGCATATAATTACTAGGTAAGTAGGTAGCTACTCCTACCTAATTAATGTGGAAACGTAATCCCCCAAAAAAGAAGTATATATCGTGTCTCTGAATGATCCAATTCCAAATAAGGTACTAGTATCTTAGAACTAATATTTAGGGAAGATCTGATATTGTAGTCATCGACGACCATGACCAAGTGGTGATCAGTTTAACAACCCTAGAACTAGAATGAAGACTACCATAACATAATAAAGGAAGATCATAATTTTAATACGAAAAGTGAGGAAGCGAACTGGCTCTAGAGTGTCTTAGCTCAAATGGTTTCTTAATAAAGTTGAGAAatgaaagcaaaagaaaaataaggtaGAGCATAACTGATGATACTGACCTGCATGTTGTTATATCTAGTGAAGGTCTGTGCTGCCGTTGGTATCCAGAATCTCTCTGCTGCATCATCATGGAAAACCTTCTTCCTCTCAttgctgctgctgttgttgttgttagggAGCCCAATATGCAAAGCCACTGTCACTTTCTCTTCATCGTGTTCTTCCTTTGCACCGCCACCTACCATTGGCAAAAATTGGATGagatcattattattgttatgagTCACATACGAAGATGATGATGGCTGTTTGAGCCATTCAATATCATCTTGGTAGTAATGGTAATAATACAGATGAATTACTGTTCTTGCAGTCCCTCATCGAGACAGGATTATTCTTTCTTCTTGCTGAAATTCTCACAAATATAAGGATGCCTTAGCTTCAATGCTTCATTCACCAAATCGCCattgtttaatttctttatttgaatttgtcttttttcctttttcctttttccgtTTAACTCTGACCTTGTACTGTATTGGTGCGGATGGATAATGACATGCAATAGAATATCTATCGCATGGGATACTTCACTCGTAAATCGTCTTTTTGTAAAGACGTTTATTTGTAACATTATTATTGGATATATTAATAAAtcgaataatttttaattttttaataaattaaaataaaattaattttttataataataataaatttaattttttagagatctaattatatttttaaatttttaaaaatttaaatatctataaaaaataaaagttagagatatatttattttttattaaaaaatttaaaaatatttgatttagattatttaattcAATCGGGTCTAATAATTACAATGCAGACAATTgagtttattattgttgttataataaattgattttattctaatttattaaaaaataaattattaactgatttaataaaaatgtccaataataatataatacatataaatatctttaaaaaaatatttttaatatttttattaaagtgtTCTCCTCATATTTTACTATCGCCCTCTTCATATTACATCttccttattttaaaatttttttaaaataaaatacgtTTATGTtacgttttatttttatttcctaatttctaattaagagaaaattgtatattaaaaatttaatttttttatatttttaataaaaacttgATCaacattaatttataaaaattatattgttaaatttaatttagtataaaaataaataaataaattcaaaaaatagtgATAATAACTTCATTATATTagcttattaattaataattaaattgagacttgattttctaattaaatacaatttaaattattagtaattttttaaaaattatttaagatagAAAAACATATtatctatatattaatatattgtaattattttggttaaaaaatttatttataccaTAAAGACTATAATAAGTAAACTTGATAATTAAATATgagataataaaaagtaaaatattgtttaaaaacATATACAGAAAAATGATATTTagtcatgttaaaaataaaaaatagccgttataaattattttttttgttattttgaatattatactgtgtgtatgaaattatatttttattattttaaatattataatatttaattgtgTGTATATGTCTAGTTCTTatcaatataatatatataaatagttctaacttaaaaatttaaatataattcaaCCAATTTAGATTTTTCAAGTGATCAGCGTTGTTCGCTTAAGTAAGTATTGGGGGTTTAAATTCGTTTTAGTAGTAACTCATTACCGACCAATTGTAGACTcttaaatgaaattcaaattcatgacggattagtccttaacttATTGGATATTATTATgggaagtaaaaaaaatatctatacctaaattttattatatttttactcTACTATTAAATTTTTCTGGATCCGTCACTAAATATAAGATAGataaatttacaaaaatttaaaatttaaatttatttattaaaaaagcttttaatatttttattaataataattttaacatgtatttttatGACCTATGTTAGctaaatttaaaacttaattgAAGTATAGTGTGAAAAGGGAAGTGATTTTGAACTGCCTCACCAACCCAGTCCCTTGTCTTTACGCGTAAAAGTTCCAAGCCATGCAATGAAAGTCTTATTAGGATTTCTTTTTGCCCTCCTTTTTTGTCCACGAAAAGATTGATGGACCCATAAAGAGACTCAATAATTGTtttaatgttttctttttcttcatttcaaAAGCTTTTTCATTTTTGGAAAAGGAAAACATGTATCAACTACATGCCGCTTCTTGGAAATTCAGCATGAGTTCCAACAATGCTCGCGCGCACACATCACTTATGTTATCTCTTGCTTTATACTATGTTTGATcctcttaattttttatgaaattaatcaaacacattatataataatattgaatattatatagaaaaaatttaatcaacaaaaaatacgtgtgcattttaaaatataaacattttaaacacataatttaaatttaaattttatattttgttcatgtaattaagaaattttagtgtttaaatttataatttaaaatttaggattagaagtttataatttaatataaataatatatataattttgaaaaaggttaaCTGACGTTGGTTGAAAGAAAATGTTGATTTCCTGACTTTACTCTATTTGtaaatatattatctttaaCTTTTAATGCAAACATTTAACATTAATGTAGAGTATTGCATAGtacattacatttttattattagtattatttgaTGTACCACACACGGACTGGTACATTAATTCTACTTCATTTTTGTTAGgcatttttctttcaataaagGTGCACATCCTCACGTGGTATCTGAATTAATTTAGAAGCTAGTGAGTAATTTATTtggaaaaacatttaaaaaaatgaaagagaaaaacttaGGGTGATGAGAGCGAGATTTACCCCCAAGAACTCGTCAATGGAAACTATAAGACtaactataaaatttatattataggGGCACAGTATCGTAGTAAGCAGGGCTATGCTTGGGAATTAAATAATGTAATTGTAGGAatggaaaatttgttgaaagaaaaaaaacaagccTATAAAGTAGAAAGTGAAGCAAATAGAGCTACTACTATAAGATACGTGGATTGCATGTGCACTGAGACTAACACTACGAATGGTGTTCCACTTTCCCGGTTATTCTGACGATCTTTTTCCTGGAAATTGTACTCCGACTGCTTCACGAGCTCATATTATTGACttgacttaattttttttttataaatttctaaCCAAACCTTACAATTGTGTTGTGTCTAAATTGACGTTGGTTGTTTGCGGTTTTCTTTTGGGCTCTGGCCGGTTGGCCCATTAATGTACCCAAAACTTGTAAGAATTAGTAGTTGACCAGTTGAACAAAAATCATCAAGAGAATTATATGAGTCATGATTCCTTGATTATAGTTAGAGATATTCAGGAGCTGCAGAGGAGACCGTGGGATATCAAAGCATAGTCGACCTTCATGGATGTTCCATATATATATCCAGAGCTTGTTGGTCTTATGTCTAAAGATGTAAAGGAGGGGAGTATTATAACTCCTATGAACAATATTAGTTACTCTGTTCTTGTTTTGGGCTTTGGCCCCCATGGTAtacccaaaaagaaagaagagtggCATGTGGCATGCATGATGTAGTGTTATTAAGGGACAAGATAATCATATGCAGTGAAGTGAATAATGTTAGTTTGTTATTGAAGGCAAGACAGCCACCCATGCATATGACACATGTTTTCCACGTGGCAGGTGCTGCTACACAATTCCAGCTTGGCACCACCACTCCTCTCTTAGCTTATTTCCACTCTCACCAATCTCTCATTCGCTGTCTGCTACTCATAATTGattgttaatataataaatttataaaataaaataaaattcattttaaagTGAAAAATGTTAATGtcttaatatctttttaatttagaattaatttaatacaattttataaatttatttttagtaatcaaTTAGAATAGTAGATGTGTATGTACAATAATTagtgtaatattatttaatatgttatatatataaattttgacacaatcaataataagaataacgaaaaaattaatataactagtttaaaatatttaaagaatgaatttaattaaaaaatttaaaaattaatttaaaaaataaacaatctTCTAGAGATAAATTCaactatttatttatgtatttcaTGAATTTTTATAGGGCCATTTGATAATAATTAAAGAAGTGCACATGAAAGTTTGAGATAAAATTCAATCCtcataatatttttactttctttttttaatatttagccATTCATCTAAAAAATCTTTTATCATAAAATCACTAaatttaaaaggaataataCTACATAaccaaaaatcacaaataaaaaaatatttaataatattattatttataagagaatgtaaataattttttatataattaNNNNNNNNNNNNNNNNNNNNNNNNNNNNNNNNNNNNNNNNNNNNNNNNNNNNNNNNNNNNNNNNNNNNNNNNNNNNNNNNNNNNNNNNNNNNNNNNNNNNNNNNNNNNNNNNNNNNNNNNNNNNNNNNNNNNNNNNNNNNNNNNNNNNNNNNNNNNNNNNNNNNNNNNNNNNNNNNNNNNNNNNNNNNNNNNNatatttttttatataaactatatattataaaataaaaaataaaaaaaatatgaaagaaaattatgaaataaatgattaattactaattgatcaaattaaaatcaataaattaaatatacatgTGAATATCaactaaaaaatgttaaaataattcGAAATCATGATTTATTATGATTTATTAGCGCACATGTgagataattgaaaaaatatatatcttgaaATTAGATAATATTAATTGTAAGAATCTGTTAATTATGGATattattatgaatatttttttggtgactatggATATTATGAATATGAAATTATGGATGCCATttgtgtaaaattataaatgttaaattaaatatattttaactaCGTTTACTACacgaaacaagaaaaagaaaaaaaaaagaaaatggattaaaaaatttatgtgcaTAATAGGCTGAAAATTGACACATGATAATAGAAAAAACTCACCAGATTTAGCAGAATTAGTTATAGTAAATAATACTTTTGCTGTAATATTTGGTAAAGTATTTTGAATattgttaatatatattttatttaatatatatttattttgttaaattcactcatccatatatatataattttacta
The genomic region above belongs to Arachis duranensis cultivar V14167 chromosome 3, aradu.V14167.gnm2.J7QH, whole genome shotgun sequence and contains:
- the LOC107476514 gene encoding zinc finger protein WIP5, with product MRDCKNSGGAKEEHDEEKVTVALHIGLPNNNNSSSNERKKVFHDDAAERFWIPTAAQTFTRYNNMQMHMWEHEWEYSKGAESLKGTQAAGMLRLACYCCAEGCKNNIKHPRAKALKDLRTLQTH